One Candidatus Neomarinimicrobiota bacterium DNA segment encodes these proteins:
- a CDS encoding serine protease, which produces MRLRFIPYFLALTLTVSCATPIFQFDDQGHSDRKYDSRYPASDVSNTLGEMVKSVRKINSMAFYRSFTISEESKLRRSEIRREYVKQIAIEDTIYDQTVLGTATVLHAEDRWLVALTCAHIIDFPDTIIRYYPEPGNPSERNVQMVAFKIRQQNSIPSFPNDAKVEVLAENRRLDAALIGVRFEYNPENPVPVFPFPAGKSRQLNWGHFVYLAGYPMSTRMITRGIVSRPQTNAENRFIIDAVFNPGMSGGPVVAIRDGIPNFEFVGIVRATAAEPYHVLTPTSEKGDMQSEYYPNLPHRDEIYTTFIQGIRYGITYVIPIENILRFIREHQPDLQSKGYSLSKFLAKR; this is translated from the coding sequence ATGAGACTCCGTTTTATTCCGTACTTCCTCGCCCTGACATTAACCGTTTCATGCGCCACCCCAATTTTCCAATTTGACGATCAAGGCCATTCCGACAGGAAGTACGACTCCCGATATCCTGCCAGCGATGTATCAAATACACTAGGTGAGATGGTAAAATCCGTGCGCAAAATAAACAGCATGGCGTTTTATCGGAGTTTTACCATCAGTGAGGAGAGCAAACTCCGTCGGTCAGAAATTCGCCGGGAATATGTAAAACAAATCGCCATTGAGGATACCATATACGATCAGACCGTGTTGGGCACTGCGACTGTTCTCCACGCCGAAGATCGATGGTTGGTCGCACTGACTTGCGCCCATATCATCGATTTCCCCGATACCATCATCCGGTATTATCCTGAACCTGGGAATCCATCGGAGCGGAATGTGCAAATGGTCGCCTTTAAAATCCGACAGCAAAATTCAATTCCCAGTTTTCCAAACGATGCAAAAGTAGAAGTTCTGGCCGAAAATCGCCGGTTGGATGCCGCCCTCATTGGAGTACGATTTGAATATAATCCGGAAAATCCGGTTCCGGTCTTTCCCTTCCCAGCCGGAAAATCCCGGCAGCTCAACTGGGGGCATTTCGTGTATCTGGCCGGTTATCCGATGTCAACCCGGATGATTACCCGTGGAATCGTCAGCCGACCCCAGACAAACGCGGAAAACCGATTTATAATCGACGCAGTATTTAATCCCGGAATGAGCGGCGGCCCCGTGGTGGCAATCCGGGATGGCATTCCGAACTTCGAATTCGTCGGCATCGTCCGTGCGACTGCCGCGGAGCCGTATCATGTACTTACCCCGACCAGTGAAAAAGGCGATATGCAATCCGAATATTATCCGAATTTGCCACACAGGGATGAGATCTACACTACATTTATCCAGGGGATCCGATACGGCATAACCTATGTTATTCCCATAGAAAACATTCTGCGATTCATCAGGGAACATCAGCCGGATCTTCAGTCGAAAGGCTACAGTCTCTCGAAGTTTCTGGCAAAACGATAA
- a CDS encoding ArsC family transcriptional regulator, with protein MNIQIIGTKSCQDTRKAERFFKERRIPIQFRDLKEKGLSQGELNRITQKYDADDLIDTEGKQYKNRQMEYMVYDAEEEILEDPLLLKTPIVRNGKHKVVVGHAPDVWQQWVDEAE; from the coding sequence ATGAATATCCAAATTATCGGGACAAAAAGTTGCCAGGATACCCGCAAAGCGGAGCGATTTTTTAAGGAGCGGAGGATTCCAATTCAGTTTCGGGATCTGAAAGAGAAGGGACTGAGCCAGGGGGAACTAAACAGGATTACTCAAAAATATGATGCAGACGATTTGATTGATACCGAAGGCAAACAGTACAAAAATCGCCAGATGGAATACATGGTGTACGACGCGGAAGAAGAAATCCTGGAAGATCCCCTGTTACTCAAAACGCCAATAGTGCGAAACGGCAAACACAAAGTCGTGGTGGGACACGCCCCGGACGTGTGGCAACAGTGGGTTGATGAAGCCGAGTGA
- the aroC gene encoding chorismate synthase: protein MAGNSFGQAFRITTAGESHGPGNVVIIDGVPAGIPLSAEDLTRDLQRRKPGQSKVTTQRKESDEAEILSGVFDGKTTGTSIAILIRNEDQRSRDYSNIKDKYRPGHADYTYDAKYGFRDYRGGGRASARETNVRVAAGAVAKKLLKAQYDIEIVGYVKQIGELTAEIPSPEDVTLEQVESNIVRCPDPDMAEQMIDLIDSVRKDVDSIGGISEIVGKNVPAGWGEPVFDKLKADLAKGMLSIPAVLGFEYGSGFGAARLRGSENNDEFYEDEGKIKTKTNRHGGMLGGISTGMPIVTRCVVKPTSSLAREQDTVTNSGEPTSIKTTGRHDPCLVPRFVPIGEAMMALVLADHALRQRMQK from the coding sequence ATGGCCGGTAACAGTTTTGGACAGGCGTTTAGAATTACCACCGCCGGGGAGAGTCATGGTCCGGGGAATGTGGTAATCATCGATGGTGTTCCGGCGGGGATACCGCTTTCTGCGGAAGATCTCACCAGGGATCTTCAGCGCCGGAAACCCGGTCAGTCAAAAGTCACCACCCAGCGGAAGGAATCCGATGAGGCGGAGATCCTCTCCGGCGTCTTCGATGGGAAAACCACCGGCACATCCATTGCCATTCTAATCCGGAACGAAGACCAGCGGAGCCGGGATTATTCGAATATCAAAGATAAATATCGTCCCGGGCACGCGGATTACACTTACGATGCCAAATACGGCTTCCGGGATTATCGCGGCGGCGGACGCGCCAGCGCCCGGGAGACTAACGTTCGCGTCGCTGCCGGCGCTGTAGCCAAAAAGCTCCTGAAAGCTCAGTACGATATCGAAATCGTTGGATACGTAAAACAGATCGGCGAACTCACGGCGGAGATACCTTCTCCTGAAGATGTTACCCTGGAGCAGGTGGAATCCAACATTGTCCGGTGCCCGGATCCCGATATGGCAGAACAGATGATTGACCTCATCGATTCCGTTCGAAAGGACGTGGACTCCATCGGTGGCATCAGTGAGATCGTGGGGAAGAATGTGCCGGCCGGATGGGGCGAACCAGTCTTCGATAAATTGAAAGCTGATCTGGCGAAGGGGATGCTGAGTATTCCGGCTGTCCTGGGATTTGAATACGGGAGCGGATTTGGTGCGGCACGCCTCCGCGGTAGCGAAAACAACGATGAATTTTATGAGGATGAAGGCAAGATCAAAACCAAAACTAATCGACACGGCGGCATGCTGGGTGGCATTTCCACCGGGATGCCTATCGTGACGCGGTGCGTGGTCAAGCCGACCAGTTCTCTGGCCAGAGAGCAAGATACGGTAACCAATTCAGGGGAGCCGACCTCTATCAAAACCACCGGCCGGCACGATCCGTGTCTGGTACCTCGATTTGTTCCCATCGGCGAAGCCATGATGGCGCTCGTCCTGGCGGATCATGCGTTGCGGCAGAGGATGCAGAAATAG
- a CDS encoding SDR family oxidoreductase: MKSSYKDKVVIITGASSGIGRALAIELAGQGAKIVLAARNKEALTAVAAECQSIGGEAFVVPTDISEKAQCEHLIENTIEEFGYIDILVNNAGISMWAYFGEFDDLDWFEKMMKVNYMGAVYCTKFALPYLKNSAGLIVAVSSLAGKTGVPTRSGYAASKHALVGFFDSLRIEIADSGVDVTLVYPGFVATEIRKRALGWEGKPLEQSPIQEGKAMSPEECARSMAKGMAKRKREIVMTLRGKLGQWIKLIAPGLVDKIARKAIKKGK, translated from the coding sequence ATGAAGAGTTCGTACAAAGATAAGGTTGTGATCATTACCGGCGCCTCGTCAGGAATTGGGCGAGCCCTTGCGATTGAACTTGCGGGGCAGGGCGCCAAAATCGTGCTGGCTGCGCGAAATAAAGAGGCATTAACTGCTGTGGCGGCCGAATGCCAATCAATTGGCGGGGAAGCGTTTGTTGTCCCGACTGATATCAGCGAAAAGGCACAATGTGAGCACCTTATTGAGAACACCATCGAAGAATTCGGATATATCGATATCCTGGTCAATAACGCCGGTATTTCTATGTGGGCATATTTTGGTGAATTCGATGACCTGGATTGGTTCGAAAAAATGATGAAGGTAAATTATATGGGTGCAGTCTATTGCACAAAATTTGCCCTGCCGTATCTCAAAAATTCCGCAGGTCTGATTGTCGCCGTATCCAGTTTGGCGGGGAAAACAGGCGTTCCCACGAGAAGTGGATATGCTGCCAGTAAACACGCTTTGGTTGGATTTTTTGACTCGCTCCGTATCGAGATTGCCGATTCCGGTGTGGATGTCACCCTGGTCTATCCCGGATTTGTCGCCACCGAAATCCGAAAACGCGCGCTCGGCTGGGAAGGCAAACCGCTGGAGCAGAGTCCGATTCAGGAGGGCAAGGCCATGTCTCCGGAAGAATGCGCCCGGAGTATGGCCAAAGGAATGGCGAAGAGGAAGCGGGAAATCGTGATGACGCTACGCGGAAAACTTGGTCAATGGATCAAGCTGATAGCACCGGGACTCGTTGATAAAATTGCCCGCAAAGCGATAAAGAAAGGAAAGTGA
- a CDS encoding DUF2914 domain-containing protein — MQKFLRHLFTKSVFLVLGMLLITSAKIQAQSMSGPDTLIVKEMILTTNVADREPVDTVQTFTTSNDQAFCHIRVFNNGEPKQVTFRWLFHGEEYFKFAANIGTSPSWRTYTSVIPKVGDWKVQIVDSSGKVLGEKEFTVSK, encoded by the coding sequence ATGCAAAAATTTCTTCGCCATCTATTCACGAAATCGGTTTTTCTCGTCCTTGGAATGCTTCTTATTACCTCAGCCAAAATTCAGGCACAAAGCATGAGTGGTCCGGATACGCTGATTGTTAAAGAGATGATACTTACCACTAATGTGGCAGATCGGGAACCGGTGGATACGGTACAGACTTTCACAACTTCCAATGATCAGGCCTTTTGCCATATTCGGGTATTTAACAACGGGGAGCCCAAACAAGTGACCTTTCGGTGGCTGTTCCATGGAGAGGAATATTTTAAGTTTGCGGCGAATATCGGTACATCACCCTCCTGGCGGACCTATACTTCTGTAATTCCGAAGGTGGGGGACTGGAAAGTCCAGATCGTGGACAGTAGCGGAAAGGTCCTCGGTGAAAAGGAATTTACCGTCTCTAAATAA
- a CDS encoding PQQ-dependent sugar dehydrogenase: MKPLQTKRKTYNWRWSVLGGVVLIILVMTPAYGQIQLTEAFPNLIFTHPVDLQTPADGTDRLFVVEQRGVITVFKNDSTVSTSNTFLDITGLVDDRGAEEGLLGLAFHPDYETNGYFYVDYTTSNSTTVLSRFQVSSQNPDSADPATETVLLEVDQPYDNHNGGQLAFGPDGKLLASFGDGGDGGDPHGHGQDLTTLLGSIIRIDIDNTQNGKPYTIPSDNPYAGNTQRYREEIYAYGLRNPWRFSIDSATGLIWAGDVGQQDYEEVDIIRPGENYGWNIMEGFHCFDTAPCDTSGLTMPVVEYTHSDSGGQSITGGYVYRGTANPELSGKYVFGDYVSGRIWTLDASETSDAEKTLLLNSDLEIAAFGTDNKNELYICAFDGNIYTFRSTTTAINDERTENLPATPTLSNFPNPFNNSTKILYSLSHKGRVTIEVFDLSGERITTILDEIQSPGRYSTIWNARSELSSGTYFIRMKTPEYQRTLRTVLLK, encoded by the coding sequence ATGAAGCCCCTGCAGACTAAAAGAAAGACATATAATTGGCGTTGGTCAGTCCTAGGAGGGGTTGTACTGATCATACTGGTAATGACACCGGCTTATGGACAGATCCAACTCACCGAAGCCTTTCCGAACCTTATATTTACGCATCCAGTGGATTTGCAGACACCGGCTGACGGGACGGATCGCCTCTTCGTGGTTGAGCAGCGGGGCGTCATTACCGTATTTAAAAACGACTCAACCGTTTCCACATCCAATACATTTTTAGACATTACAGGGCTGGTCGATGATCGGGGGGCCGAAGAAGGACTCCTCGGGCTGGCGTTTCATCCGGACTATGAAACGAACGGATACTTTTATGTAGATTATACCACATCGAATTCCACGACGGTCCTCTCACGGTTTCAGGTCAGCAGCCAGAACCCCGATTCGGCAGATCCGGCAACCGAAACCGTCCTGCTGGAAGTGGATCAACCGTACGATAACCATAACGGCGGCCAACTTGCATTCGGACCGGATGGGAAACTGTTGGCGTCCTTCGGTGATGGCGGTGACGGCGGAGATCCGCATGGTCACGGCCAGGATCTGACGACATTATTAGGTTCGATTATCCGTATCGACATCGATAATACCCAAAACGGTAAACCGTATACAATTCCGTCGGACAATCCGTATGCCGGAAATACGCAGAGATATCGGGAGGAGATTTATGCCTACGGTCTTCGGAATCCGTGGCGATTCAGTATAGACTCAGCAACCGGTTTAATCTGGGCCGGTGATGTAGGGCAGCAGGACTATGAGGAAGTTGACATTATCCGGCCTGGTGAAAATTATGGCTGGAATATAATGGAAGGTTTTCACTGTTTTGATACCGCTCCCTGTGATACATCAGGCCTCACCATGCCAGTTGTTGAATATACGCACAGCGATAGCGGGGGCCAATCCATCACCGGCGGATATGTCTATCGGGGTACAGCCAATCCCGAGCTCTCCGGTAAATATGTGTTTGGAGATTACGTCAGTGGGCGCATCTGGACTTTGGATGCCAGCGAGACATCGGATGCTGAAAAGACACTTTTACTCAATTCCGATCTGGAAATCGCAGCGTTCGGAACTGATAATAAAAATGAATTGTACATCTGTGCCTTTGATGGAAATATTTACACGTTTCGATCAACTACCACTGCAATAAACGATGAGCGGACAGAGAATTTACCTGCGACACCGACTCTGTCCAACTTCCCAAATCCGTTTAATAACAGTACGAAAATTCTTTACAGTCTGTCTCATAAGGGCCGGGTGACTATTGAAGTATTTGATTTATCCGGAGAACGAATCACCACCATATTGGATGAGATCCAGTCACCGGGACGTTATTCCACTATCTGGAATGCCCGAAGTGAACTTTCCTCCGGAACATATTTTATCAGGATGAAAACACCGGAGTATCAACGGACTTTACGGACGGTGTTACTGAAATAG
- a CDS encoding GNAT family N-acetyltransferase, protein MDMENATPQVENTSETAQAISLRQEIYRKDVEKMADWVEDDEVTAYLNEEQNIDETLHRALQESSLPIFSHRFNRNGSFFMITLGRWGPIGFLRLVPQDPGAEIVVVIGERSQWGNGFGYAAIIKGVKRAFYEWREDRVIAKIQHGNDRSKHVFRKVGFIPVDRTSNEEKFVLTREDFR, encoded by the coding sequence TTGGATATGGAAAATGCGACGCCACAGGTTGAAAACACGTCTGAAACGGCTCAAGCCATTTCACTCCGGCAGGAGATCTACCGGAAAGACGTTGAAAAAATGGCCGATTGGGTTGAGGATGATGAGGTCACCGCCTATCTGAACGAGGAGCAAAATATCGATGAAACCCTACATCGGGCTTTGCAGGAATCCTCGCTCCCCATTTTTTCTCACCGGTTCAACCGGAACGGCAGTTTTTTTATGATTACGCTGGGGCGCTGGGGTCCCATCGGATTTCTCAGACTTGTCCCCCAAGATCCCGGAGCGGAGATTGTGGTGGTAATTGGTGAGCGATCCCAATGGGGAAACGGCTTTGGGTACGCTGCAATTATCAAGGGTGTCAAACGTGCATTTTACGAGTGGCGGGAGGACAGGGTTATCGCAAAAATCCAGCACGGGAACGATCGGTCAAAGCACGTTTTCCGGAAAGTCGGATTTATCCCGGTGGACAGAACCTCCAACGAGGAAAAATTTGTCCTCACCCGGGAAGATTTCCGGTAA
- a CDS encoding SDR family oxidoreductase yields the protein MATADNKWALVLGASSGFGKATALELSRYGYHICGIHFDRKSMQTQVDAIKEEIEGNGTTALFFNINAADEEKRGGVLDDLSQKFAEANGTSQVMILMHSLAFGTLRPFITDEPSDAIAKKHMEMTLNVMAHTLVYWTQDLVHRDLVGEGTHIFGMTSSGGHEVWKTYGAVSAAKAALESHIRQLAFELSPQNIAVNAIRAGVTDTPALRKIPGSDEMIDIATQKNPGGRLTTPEDVASAIALLADANNTWMTGNVIGVDGGEDVAG from the coding sequence ATGGCGACAGCAGACAACAAATGGGCGCTTGTCCTCGGGGCATCTAGCGGGTTTGGAAAGGCGACGGCCCTTGAGTTAAGCCGGTACGGATATCACATTTGCGGTATCCATTTTGACCGAAAATCCATGCAAACCCAGGTGGATGCCATAAAGGAGGAGATCGAAGGGAACGGAACCACGGCACTGTTTTTTAATATCAATGCCGCGGATGAAGAAAAACGAGGAGGAGTACTTGATGATCTGAGCCAAAAATTTGCTGAGGCCAACGGTACTTCCCAGGTAATGATACTTATGCACAGTCTGGCGTTTGGTACTCTCCGGCCGTTTATTACCGATGAACCAAGTGATGCCATCGCAAAGAAACACATGGAGATGACCCTGAATGTGATGGCACACACTCTGGTCTACTGGACTCAGGATCTTGTCCACAGAGATTTGGTTGGAGAAGGAACCCACATCTTTGGGATGACCAGTTCCGGAGGCCATGAAGTCTGGAAAACCTACGGCGCCGTTTCCGCGGCCAAAGCTGCGCTCGAATCACACATCCGTCAACTGGCGTTTGAACTGTCCCCCCAAAATATTGCTGTTAATGCCATCAGGGCGGGGGTGACCGACACACCGGCACTCCGGAAAATTCCCGGGAGCGATGAAATGATAGATATCGCAACACAAAAGAATCCCGGCGGTCGCTTGACGACGCCCGAAGATGTCGCCAGTGCCATTGCTTTGCTCGCTGATGCAAACAACACCTGGATGACCGGAAATGTGATCGGTGTGGACGGCGGAGAAGATGTCGCCGGATAA
- a CDS encoding DUF5723 family protein: MMKTIQTITLIFLAALLLVVDSPVQAQSYVSPRSVSFSNSFATQSRGSDVIGWNPANLGYADNPRFSMSFGLFPLVPVPALQLRNNAISASWLNQYMLSGIFLDEQDKRDLLSAFPSTGWSLEPMVQARILGLSFGRTAVSLDGNLSGAVVMPKPLLKFVFQGNKFNEPISLSDLNGEFQSVTALSIAHGREVSIPMLEDYVNRTYVGGGIKLLGGIGYMSTDYVDGAITFAPDSLSIKGEATAKSSLMGYGMAFDVGIAAEINDRMTASAGLNNVAGFVSWTDDYSTVYNYKFDFNTDTVDLANADTDSLLDKALKQDSRTDTTGFTTPYPAYFVTGFQYDLYSNLKMFVNYRQGFSNRFNSSTTPMISVASEYRPVGWFPLRFGVSIGGKTGFRWGTGLAFEFDHYRFVLGFSQTGGFFNNADGVSFSLGQELAF, encoded by the coding sequence ATGATGAAAACAATACAAACAATCACACTGATTTTCCTTGCAGCCCTGTTACTGGTTGTCGATTCCCCGGTTCAGGCCCAGAGTTATGTGTCGCCACGGAGCGTATCCTTCTCAAATAGTTTCGCGACGCAATCCCGTGGCAGCGATGTCATCGGGTGGAACCCGGCCAACCTCGGTTATGCCGATAATCCCCGGTTCTCTATGAGTTTCGGGCTTTTTCCGCTTGTCCCGGTGCCCGCGTTACAACTACGCAATAACGCAATCTCCGCATCGTGGCTCAACCAATATATGCTGAGCGGAATATTCCTGGACGAACAGGATAAACGGGATCTCCTTTCAGCGTTCCCAAGTACCGGTTGGAGTTTGGAGCCAATGGTGCAGGCCCGGATTCTTGGTCTGTCCTTCGGACGCACGGCAGTGAGTTTAGACGGGAACCTCTCCGGTGCAGTCGTCATGCCGAAACCGTTACTCAAATTTGTATTCCAGGGTAATAAATTCAATGAACCGATTTCCCTGAGCGATCTCAATGGCGAATTTCAATCCGTTACAGCGCTCTCAATAGCGCACGGGCGGGAAGTTTCTATTCCCATGCTCGAAGATTACGTCAACCGGACCTACGTTGGCGGCGGCATAAAGCTGCTTGGTGGGATTGGATACATGTCCACCGACTACGTGGATGGCGCGATCACCTTCGCTCCCGACAGCCTGTCCATCAAGGGAGAAGCCACGGCAAAATCCAGCCTGATGGGCTATGGCATGGCTTTCGATGTCGGGATTGCGGCCGAAATTAACGACCGGATGACCGCCAGCGCCGGACTGAATAATGTAGCCGGCTTTGTGAGTTGGACAGATGATTATTCCACGGTTTACAACTACAAATTTGATTTCAACACCGATACGGTGGATCTAGCCAATGCGGATACCGATTCGCTGCTGGACAAAGCCTTAAAACAGGACAGCCGGACCGACACTACCGGATTTACCACCCCGTATCCGGCATATTTTGTGACCGGATTTCAATATGACCTCTATTCCAACCTCAAGATGTTTGTCAATTACAGGCAGGGATTTTCCAACCGATTCAATTCATCAACCACACCGATGATCTCGGTGGCGTCAGAATACCGTCCGGTTGGCTGGTTCCCGCTTCGATTTGGTGTCTCTATCGGCGGCAAAACCGGTTTCCGCTGGGGCACCGGGCTGGCGTTTGAGTTTGACCACTATCGGTTTGTTCTGGGTTTCTCCCAAACCGGTGGATTCTTCAATAACGCTGATGGGGTTTCCTTTTCGCTGGGACAGGAACTGGCGTTTTAA
- a CDS encoding DPP IV N-terminal domain-containing protein — protein sequence MRTRFFITILIILSLAVSVTAQTEQLTVEKIYRDFNFSEQTPEELTWLPSSEAYSYISRDSVRDEEQIVKVDAETEERSTVVTEDSLDPQDDSVSVSLRSYQWLPNESGLVFTGSGEVWYYDLREEKLVRLTNSDATEEVVQLAPNSRYISYVREYNLYLYNLKTGNETQLTQDGDKQRFNGKLDWVYQEELVGRGNFTGHWWSPDSRHIAYLQFDESQVPDYPLVDEIPYHPDLRMMPYPKAGDPNPVVKLGVVNTEGQPETTWMDVGNKTDQYIPRVYWVPDGERLTFMRLNRSQQHLEFLVANTSDGESRVILDESDPSWVNIGDEVHFFQESERFLWGSERSGYRHLYLYDLDGNLINQITDGEWMVTEVSGVDEVRNQTWFIATKQDINQRQLYRANLDGTGLERISSRTGSHEISLSPDANYYFDEYSDLLVPEYLTLHSNDGKRLRTIGKTPELRTERYGLQEPEYFTFQGDSGLTFHASILKPPEFDPDQEYPVLIYVYGGPHAQVLARDFGRKRHLWHQMMAQKGYIVFSMDNRGSYGRGHRWEQAVYKQLGKMELRDQLRGVEYLKSLPYVDADRIGIWGWSYGGYMTLYALTHTEAFSTGISVAPVTDWRNYDTIYTERYMGLPSENPDGYKRSAPTNYANDLSGKLLLVHGTADDNVHFQNSVQMIDALIAAGKDFDLMIYPQQQHGISPTKDRIHLYEKMTRFIEEHL from the coding sequence ATGAGGACACGTTTTTTTATCACCATATTGATCATTCTGTCACTGGCGGTATCTGTCACAGCTCAAACTGAGCAACTCACCGTTGAAAAGATCTACCGGGATTTCAACTTCTCCGAGCAGACACCGGAGGAGCTTACCTGGCTGCCATCGTCTGAAGCCTATTCCTATATATCCAGAGACTCAGTGAGAGACGAGGAGCAAATCGTCAAAGTTGACGCCGAAACTGAGGAGCGAAGCACCGTGGTCACGGAGGATTCTCTGGATCCCCAGGACGATTCCGTGTCGGTTTCCCTGAGATCGTATCAATGGCTGCCTAACGAGAGTGGACTGGTGTTTACAGGGTCAGGCGAGGTTTGGTATTACGATTTGAGGGAGGAAAAATTAGTCCGCCTGACAAACTCCGATGCTACTGAGGAAGTGGTACAGTTGGCGCCAAACAGTCGATATATCTCGTATGTACGGGAGTACAATCTCTATCTCTATAATTTAAAAACCGGAAACGAGACGCAATTAACTCAAGACGGAGATAAACAGCGATTCAACGGGAAGCTGGACTGGGTCTACCAGGAGGAACTCGTTGGCCGCGGGAATTTTACCGGTCACTGGTGGAGCCCGGATTCCCGGCACATCGCGTACCTGCAGTTTGACGAATCCCAGGTGCCGGATTATCCGTTGGTGGACGAAATTCCGTATCACCCGGATCTGCGTATGATGCCGTATCCCAAGGCCGGCGATCCCAATCCGGTGGTGAAACTCGGGGTCGTCAACACCGAAGGGCAACCGGAGACAACGTGGATGGATGTTGGGAATAAAACAGACCAATATATTCCCCGGGTTTACTGGGTGCCGGACGGAGAACGGCTGACGTTTATGCGATTGAACCGGAGCCAGCAGCATCTGGAGTTTTTAGTGGCAAATACCAGCGATGGAGAATCCCGGGTGATCCTGGATGAATCCGATCCCTCCTGGGTCAATATTGGGGATGAAGTCCATTTTTTTCAGGAGTCGGAGCGGTTCTTGTGGGGATCCGAGCGGAGCGGATACCGACACCTCTATCTGTATGATCTGGACGGGAATCTCATTAACCAGATTACGGATGGCGAGTGGATGGTCACCGAGGTCTCCGGAGTGGATGAAGTACGAAACCAGACATGGTTTATTGCGACAAAGCAGGACATAAATCAGCGGCAATTATACCGGGCAAATCTTGATGGTACAGGGCTTGAGCGAATTTCTTCACGCACCGGCTCCCACGAAATTTCGTTATCGCCGGACGCCAATTATTATTTTGATGAGTATTCCGATCTGCTGGTACCGGAATACCTTACACTCCACTCCAATGATGGAAAAAGGCTTCGGACCATCGGCAAGACACCGGAACTCCGGACCGAGCGATACGGGTTACAGGAACCGGAATATTTTACCTTTCAGGGGGACAGTGGCCTTACGTTTCACGCGTCGATACTGAAGCCGCCAGAGTTCGATCCGGATCAGGAATACCCTGTGCTAATCTACGTATACGGCGGCCCCCACGCCCAGGTTTTGGCCCGGGACTTCGGTCGCAAGCGCCATCTCTGGCACCAGATGATGGCACAAAAAGGCTATATCGTGTTTAGTATGGATAACCGGGGATCTTACGGCCGGGGCCATCGCTGGGAGCAGGCTGTTTATAAGCAATTGGGTAAGATGGAACTCCGGGATCAGCTCCGGGGTGTTGAGTATCTCAAATCGTTGCCATATGTGGATGCCGATCGGATCGGTATCTGGGGCTGGAGCTACGGCGGATACATGACGCTGTATGCGCTCACCCATACTGAGGCGTTCTCCACCGGCATTTCGGTGGCGCCGGTGACGGACTGGCGGAACTACGATACCATTTATACAGAGCGCTACATGGGATTACCGTCGGAGAATCCGGACGGATATAAACGGAGCGCCCCCACGAATTATGCCAATGATTTGTCCGGAAAGCTTTTGTTGGTACACGGAACCGCTGATGACAACGTGCATTTTCAGAACTCCGTACAGATGATTGACGCGCTTATTGCCGCCGGGAAGGATTTTGACCTAATGATTTACCCCCAGCAACAACACGGTATCAGTCCTACCAAAGACCGTATTCATCTTTATGAAAAGATGACGCGGTTTATTGAGGAGCATTTGTAG